A genome region from Brassica oleracea var. oleracea cultivar TO1000 chromosome C2, BOL, whole genome shotgun sequence includes the following:
- the LOC106323465 gene encoding uncharacterized protein LOC106323465, which produces MVTCSRCGEAETAAHIFLHCRFTKRIWKALPLRPIDLDTFNSFEQAIANSGMICLPPSGVNVDLFPWLCWCIWLARNSLTFEKLDLCPEDIICKTLRPAREWQDSQPPKVAQAPNQRRQTSASDQDTVICYTDAAWKPLTGDAGFGWIFQDSTGQTIGQGSSTEPHVASALMAEAIAIREALLHARTLHYSKICIRSDNQVLTKALNSKQHPVEIYGLTLDIETLSSLFSSMQCSFISRSLNISADKLVKSALCNFNSALP; this is translated from the coding sequence ACGAAAAGAATTTGGAAGGCTCTCCCTCTCAGACCTATTGATCTAGATACCTTCAACTCCTTTGAACAAGCCATTGCTAACTCAGGTATGATCTGCCTACCACCATCAGGGGTGAATGTTGATCTATTTCCTTGGTTGTGCTGGTGCATCTGGTTAGCTAGGAACTCTTTGACCTTTGAAAAGCTTGACCTCTGCCCAGAAGATATCATATGCAAGACGCTACGACCAGCCAGAGAATGGCAAGATTCACAGCCTCCAAAGGTGGCCCAAGCCCCAAACCAGCGGAGACAAACCTCAGCTTCGGACCAGGACACAGTGATATGCTATACTGATGCAGCTTGGAAACCATTAACCGGGGATGCGGGCTTTGGCTGGATCTTTCAGGACTCGACAGGGCAGACAATCGGACAAGGATCCTCGACAGAGCCCCATGTGGCTTCAGCCCTTATGGCAGAGGCCATTGCAATTCGTGAAGCCCTTCTACACGCAAGGACGCTCCACTACTCCAAAATCTGCATTCGCTCAGATAATCAGGTGCTTACTAAAGCGCTCAACTCGAAGCAACATCCTGTGGAAATCTACGGATTAACACTCGACATCGAGACTCTATCATCCCTATTTTCTTCAATGCAATGTTCCTTTATCTCTAGATCTCTAAATATTTCGGCTGATAAACTTGTAAAATCAGCCTTGTGTAACTTCAACTCTGCTTTGCCTTAG